One Acutalibacter muris DNA window includes the following coding sequences:
- the rpoC gene encoding DNA-directed RNA polymerase subunit beta', which yields MEFNTFESIKIGLASPDKIREWSHGEVKKPETINYRTLKPERDGLFCERIFGPTKDWECHCGKYKRIRYKGKICDRCGVEVTRSKVRRERMGHIELAAPVSHIWYFKGIPSRMGLILDISPRILEKVLYFALYIVTDPGDVRELTKMQTLTEKEYRDLQEKYEDDFKASMGAEAIKELLSEIDPEKLSVELREELEAASGQKRMRILKRLEVVESFRVSGNRPEWMILDVVPVIPPDIRPMVQLDGGRFATSDLNDLYRRVINRNNRLKRLLELGAPDIIVRNEKRMLQEAVDALIDNGRRGRPVTGPNNRPLKSLSDMLKGKQGRFRQNLLGKRVDYSGRSVIVVGPELKMYQCGLPKEMALELFKPFVMKRLVETGIVNNIKAARKSVERAKSEVWDALEVVIKNHPVLLNRAPTLHRLGIQAFEPVLVEGRALKLHPLVCTAYNADFDGDQMAVHVPLSAEAQAEARFLMLAANNLLKPSDGRPVTVPTQDMVLGSYYLTLEKAGEPGEGKVFRNMEEAMMAYDAKVIGLHAKIKVRRTVEYKGEKVTGLVDTTMGRMIFNRPIPQDLGYVDRTTPEGALQFEVDFLVGSKQLKAIIERCIKVHGTERSAEVLDEIKAQGYKYSTISGITVAVCDATIPEAKKELVDAAQEEVNEIAEEYSEGFLSERERYEAVLKVWDKCTRDVASALQKGLDKYNPIYMMADSGARGSISNLNQLAGMRGNISNTAGKTIEIPIRSNYREGLNVLEYFISSRGARKGTTDTALRTADSGYLTRRLVDVSQEVVIREEDCGTHEGIEVFEIKSGPESIEPLKERLVGRYLVEDYCDEDGNVLVSHDKLMDDKDADTIIDRGTERIKIRTVLSCRAHNGVCKRCYGASLATGKPVQVGEAVGIIAAQSIGEPGTQLTMRTFHTGGVASAEDITQGLPRIDELFEGRKPKHVAIINELDGQVSFEEIKRNHHVVVTNDETGESRSYLIPFGSRVTVKEGEYIKRGKHITEGSVSPHDVLAISGVEEVQNYLIQEVQRTYRMQGVDINDKHIEIIVRQMLRKVRIDDAGNTGLLVASLADKNEVLTANEDIRRRIALGETELREATYTPILLGITKASLATDSFLSAASFQETTRVLTDAAIKGKVDPLVGLKENVIIGKLVPAGTGLKMYGDVEVESTSEPREELYGDGLEELAEDMLLKETVFPPMGEPQEPAPEVV from the coding sequence ATGGAATTCAACACATTTGAGTCTATAAAGATAGGCCTTGCTTCCCCCGACAAGATCCGGGAGTGGTCCCACGGCGAGGTCAAAAAGCCCGAGACTATCAACTACCGCACCCTGAAACCCGAACGGGACGGCCTCTTTTGCGAGAGAATATTCGGGCCCACAAAGGACTGGGAGTGCCACTGCGGCAAGTATAAGCGCATACGCTATAAGGGCAAGATATGCGACCGCTGCGGCGTGGAGGTTACAAGGAGCAAGGTTAGAAGGGAACGCATGGGCCATATCGAGCTGGCAGCCCCGGTGTCCCATATCTGGTACTTTAAGGGTATACCCAGCCGCATGGGGCTGATACTGGACATCTCCCCGAGGATCCTGGAGAAGGTGCTTTACTTTGCCCTTTATATCGTCACCGACCCGGGGGACGTGCGGGAGCTGACGAAGATGCAGACCCTTACCGAGAAGGAGTATAGGGACCTGCAGGAGAAGTATGAGGACGATTTCAAGGCCAGCATGGGCGCGGAGGCCATAAAGGAGCTGCTCTCGGAGATAGACCCGGAGAAGCTCTCGGTGGAGCTTCGGGAGGAACTGGAGGCCGCCAGCGGGCAAAAGCGCATGAGGATATTAAAGCGCCTGGAGGTGGTGGAGTCCTTCCGGGTTTCGGGCAACCGGCCGGAGTGGATGATACTGGACGTGGTGCCGGTTATCCCGCCGGACATACGGCCCATGGTGCAGCTGGACGGCGGGCGCTTTGCCACCAGCGACCTCAACGACCTGTACAGAAGGGTCATTAACAGGAACAACCGCCTGAAAAGGCTTCTGGAGCTGGGCGCGCCGGACATTATAGTGCGCAACGAGAAGCGTATGCTCCAGGAGGCCGTGGACGCGCTGATAGACAACGGCCGGCGGGGCAGGCCCGTGACCGGCCCCAATAACCGTCCCTTAAAGTCCCTGTCAGATATGCTCAAGGGCAAGCAGGGGCGCTTTAGGCAGAACCTCTTGGGAAAGCGCGTGGACTACTCGGGGCGCTCCGTTATCGTGGTGGGGCCGGAGCTTAAGATGTACCAGTGCGGCCTGCCGAAGGAGATGGCGCTGGAGCTCTTCAAGCCCTTCGTTATGAAGCGCCTTGTGGAGACAGGCATTGTGAACAATATAAAGGCCGCCAGGAAGTCCGTTGAGCGGGCCAAGTCCGAGGTCTGGGACGCGCTTGAAGTGGTGATAAAGAACCACCCGGTGCTTCTGAACCGCGCGCCCACCCTGCACAGGCTGGGCATACAGGCCTTCGAGCCGGTGCTGGTGGAGGGCAGGGCATTAAAGCTGCACCCGCTGGTCTGCACGGCCTATAACGCGGACTTCGACGGCGACCAGATGGCCGTGCACGTGCCCCTGTCGGCAGAGGCACAGGCAGAGGCCAGGTTCCTGATGCTGGCGGCCAACAACCTCTTAAAGCCCTCGGACGGGCGGCCTGTTACGGTGCCCACCCAGGATATGGTGCTGGGCTCCTATTACCTGACCCTTGAGAAGGCGGGCGAGCCCGGGGAGGGCAAGGTCTTCCGCAATATGGAGGAGGCCATGATGGCCTATGACGCGAAGGTGATAGGCCTGCACGCAAAGATAAAGGTGCGCCGCACAGTGGAGTATAAAGGAGAGAAGGTCACCGGCCTTGTGGACACCACCATGGGCCGCATGATATTCAACCGGCCCATACCACAGGACCTGGGCTATGTGGACCGCACCACCCCGGAGGGCGCTTTGCAGTTCGAGGTGGACTTCCTGGTGGGTTCAAAGCAGCTCAAGGCCATTATCGAGCGCTGCATAAAGGTACATGGCACCGAGCGCTCCGCCGAGGTGCTGGACGAGATAAAGGCCCAGGGCTATAAGTATTCCACCATAAGCGGCATAACCGTTGCCGTCTGCGACGCCACCATACCGGAGGCGAAGAAGGAACTGGTGGACGCGGCCCAGGAGGAGGTCAACGAGATAGCCGAGGAGTACAGCGAGGGTTTCCTCTCAGAGCGCGAGCGTTATGAGGCCGTCTTAAAGGTCTGGGACAAGTGCACAAGGGACGTGGCCTCCGCGTTGCAGAAGGGCCTTGACAAGTATAACCCCATCTACATGATGGCGGACTCCGGCGCCAGAGGCAGTATCTCCAACCTGAACCAGCTGGCCGGTATGCGCGGCAATATCTCCAACACCGCCGGTAAGACCATAGAGATACCCATCCGCTCCAACTACCGGGAGGGGCTCAACGTTTTGGAATACTTCATCTCCTCCCGCGGGGCCAGGAAGGGCACCACGGACACTGCTCTGCGTACAGCCGACTCAGGTTATCTAACGCGCCGTCTGGTGGACGTTTCCCAGGAGGTGGTCATCCGGGAGGAGGACTGCGGCACCCACGAGGGCATAGAGGTCTTTGAGATAAAGTCCGGACCGGAGTCTATCGAGCCCTTGAAGGAGCGGCTGGTAGGCAGATATCTTGTGGAGGACTACTGTGATGAGGACGGCAATGTGCTGGTCTCCCATGACAAGCTCATGGACGACAAGGACGCCGACACCATAATTGACCGGGGCACCGAGCGCATCAAGATACGCACGGTCCTCAGCTGCCGGGCCCATAACGGCGTGTGCAAGCGCTGTTACGGCGCGTCTCTGGCCACGGGCAAGCCCGTGCAGGTGGGCGAGGCTGTGGGCATTATCGCCGCCCAGTCCATAGGCGAACCCGGCACCCAGCTTACCATGCGTACCTTCCATACCGGCGGCGTTGCCAGCGCCGAGGACATCACCCAGGGCCTTCCCCGAATCGACGAGCTCTTTGAGGGCAGAAAGCCCAAGCACGTGGCCATTATAAACGAGCTGGACGGACAGGTGAGCTTTGAGGAGATAAAGCGCAACCACCATGTGGTGGTGACAAACGACGAGACCGGCGAGAGCCGCTCTTATCTTATCCCCTTCGGCTCCAGGGTGACCGTAAAAGAAGGGGAGTATATCAAGCGGGGCAAGCACATCACCGAGGGATCCGTGAGCCCCCACGACGTGCTGGCCATAAGCGGAGTTGAGGAGGTCCAGAACTACCTGATACAGGAGGTACAGCGCACCTACCGTATGCAGGGCGTGGACATCAACGACAAGCATATAGAGATAATCGTGCGCCAGATGCTCAGAAAGGTGCGCATAGACGACGCGGGGAACACGGGGCTGCTGGTGGCCTCCCTGGCCGACAAGAACGAGGTGCTCACCGCAAACGAGGATATCCGCCGCAGGATAGCCCTGGGCGAGACAGAGCTGAGAGAGGCCACCTATACGCCGATACTTTTGGGCATTACAAAGGCGTCTCTGGCTACGGACTCCTTCCTTTCGGCGGCCTCCTTCCAGGAGACCACAAGGGTTCTGACGGACGCCGCCATAAAGGGCAAGGTGGATCCGCTGGTGGGCTTGAAGGAGAACGTCATTATAGGCAAGCTGGTGCCCGCGGGCACAGGCCTGAAAATGTACGGCGACGTGGAGGTGGAGTCCACCTCGGAGCCGCGGGAGGAGCTGTACGGCGATGGCCTGGAGGAGCTGGCCGAGGATATGCTTCTGAAGGAGACCGTATTCCCGCCTATGGGCGAGCCCCAGGAGCCCGCTCCCGAGGTCGTGTGA
- the rpsL gene encoding 30S ribosomal protein S12 has protein sequence MPTFNQLVKNGRSDAIKKSKAPALLKGWNSKKRAAIDQDSPQKRGVCTTVTTRTPKKPNSALRKIARVRLSNGIEVLCYIPGVGHNLQEHSVVMIRGGRVRDLPGVRYHIIRGVLDTQGVAKRMQARSKYGAKRPKAGKK, from the coding sequence ATGCCAACCTTTAACCAGCTGGTTAAAAACGGCAGGTCCGATGCCATTAAGAAGTCCAAGGCTCCCGCGCTTTTGAAGGGATGGAACTCCAAGAAGCGCGCGGCCATCGACCAGGATTCTCCCCAGAAGCGCGGCGTGTGCACGACGGTTACCACTCGTACACCCAAGAAGCCGAACTCAGCTCTGCGGAAGATCGCCCGTGTCAGGCTCTCCAACGGCATCGAGGTGCTCTGCTATATCCCCGGCGTGGGACATAACCTGCAGGAGCACAGCGTGGTGATGATTCGCGGCGGCCGTGTGCGCGACCTGCCCGGCGTGCGTTACCACATCATCCGCGGCGTTCTGGATACCCAGGGCGTGGCAAAGCGTATGCAGGCCCGCTCGAAGTACGGCGCGAAGCGTCCCAAGGCCGGCAAGAAGTAA
- the rpsG gene encoding 30S ribosomal protein S7, with protein MPRRGNVAKRDVLPDPMYNSKLVTRLINSVMLDGKKGVAQKIVYGAFDIVQEKTGKEPLEVFEQAMENVMPSLECKSRRVGGSTYQVPMEVRPERRQTLGLRWLTAFARTRNERTMRERLAGEILDAINGAGGAAKKRDDTHRMAEANRAFAHYRW; from the coding sequence ATGCCAAGAAGAGGCAATGTGGCAAAGCGTGATGTTTTGCCGGACCCTATGTATAACTCCAAGCTGGTCACGCGCCTTATCAACAGCGTAATGCTGGACGGCAAGAAGGGCGTTGCACAGAAGATTGTGTACGGCGCTTTTGACATCGTCCAGGAGAAGACCGGCAAGGAGCCCTTGGAGGTCTTTGAGCAGGCCATGGAGAACGTCATGCCGAGTCTCGAGTGTAAGTCTCGCCGTGTAGGCGGCTCCACATATCAGGTGCCCATGGAGGTGCGTCCCGAGCGCAGGCAGACCTTAGGACTGCGCTGGCTGACAGCCTTTGCACGCACCCGCAACGAGCGCACCATGCGCGAGAGACTAGCCGGCGAGATACTGGACGCTATCAACGGCGCGGGCGGCGCGGCCAAGAAGCGCGACGACACCCACCGCATGGCGGAGGCAAACAGGGCTTTCGCGCATTATCGCTGGTGA
- the fusA gene encoding elongation factor G, with translation MARQVPLELTRNIGIMAHIDAGKTTTTERILFYTGVNYKIGETHEGAATMDWMAQEQERGITITSAATTCFWPDRNGKQNRINIIDTPGHVDFTVEVQRSLRVLDGSVTVFCAKGGVEPQSETVWRQADEYKVPRMAYVNKMDIMGADFYRVVQMMKDRLKCNAVPIQLPIGAEDTFKGIIDLVNMKAYVYYDDLGKDIREEEIPEDMRELAEKYHGEMVEHVAELDDALMEKYLEGEELTIDEIKDCIRKATIANHMVPVTCGTSYRNKGVQKLLDAIVDYMPAPTDVPAIKGTNPDTEEEVVRHSSDEEPFSALAFKIATDPYVGKLCFFRVYSGSVEAGATVYNSVKDNNERMGRIVQMHANDRKDIDRVYAGDIAAAVGLKNTTTGDTLCDEKHPVILESMEFPDPVIRVAIEPKTKAGQEKMGIALSKLAEEDPTFKAYTDEETGQTIIAGMGELHLEIIVDRLLREFKVEANVGKPQVAYKETIRKNSESDTKYARQSGGKGQYGHVKIRIEPNPAGGYEFVNAVVGGSIPKEYIPAVDQGIQGAMLAGVLAGYNVVDVKVTLYDGSYHEVDSSEMAFKIAGSMAFKEAMRKADPVLMEPIMKVTVITPEEYMGDVIGDLNSRRGMILGMDALPGAQQVNSEVPLSEMFGYATDMRSRTQGRGQYTMEPAHYAEVPKNISEKIISDRGKKSE, from the coding sequence ATGGCCAGGCAGGTACCACTGGAATTAACCAGGAACATCGGCATCATGGCTCACATCGACGCCGGTAAGACTACCACAACAGAGCGTATCCTGTTTTATACAGGCGTGAACTACAAGATAGGCGAGACCCATGAGGGTGCCGCCACCATGGACTGGATGGCCCAGGAGCAGGAGCGCGGCATCACCATTACCTCCGCCGCTACCACCTGCTTTTGGCCGGACCGCAACGGCAAACAGAACCGCATAAACATCATCGACACCCCCGGCCACGTGGACTTCACCGTTGAGGTGCAGCGGTCCCTCCGTGTGCTGGACGGTTCGGTGACGGTGTTCTGTGCCAAGGGCGGCGTTGAACCCCAGTCAGAGACAGTATGGCGCCAGGCGGACGAGTATAAGGTTCCCAGAATGGCGTATGTGAACAAAATGGACATCATGGGCGCGGACTTCTACCGCGTGGTGCAGATGATGAAGGACAGGCTCAAGTGCAACGCTGTCCCGATACAGCTGCCTATCGGCGCGGAGGACACCTTCAAGGGCATTATTGACCTGGTGAACATGAAGGCCTATGTGTACTATGACGATCTGGGCAAGGATATCCGCGAGGAGGAGATCCCCGAGGACATGAGGGAGCTTGCAGAGAAATACCACGGCGAGATGGTGGAGCACGTGGCGGAGCTGGACGACGCTCTCATGGAGAAATACCTTGAGGGCGAGGAGCTCACCATCGACGAGATAAAGGACTGCATCCGCAAGGCCACTATCGCCAACCACATGGTCCCTGTGACCTGCGGCACCTCCTACCGCAATAAGGGCGTGCAGAAGCTTTTGGACGCTATCGTCGACTATATGCCCGCTCCCACCGACGTGCCCGCCATTAAGGGCACCAACCCCGACACCGAGGAGGAGGTCGTAAGGCATTCTTCAGACGAGGAGCCCTTCTCCGCCCTGGCGTTCAAGATCGCCACGGATCCCTACGTGGGCAAGCTCTGCTTCTTCCGCGTATACTCCGGCTCCGTGGAGGCGGGCGCTACCGTTTATAACTCCGTCAAGGATAATAACGAGCGCATGGGCCGCATAGTGCAGATGCACGCCAACGACCGCAAGGACATTGACCGTGTTTACGCCGGCGATATCGCCGCCGCTGTGGGTCTGAAGAACACCACCACAGGCGACACCCTCTGCGACGAGAAGCATCCGGTCATACTGGAGTCCATGGAGTTCCCGGACCCGGTTATCCGTGTGGCAATAGAGCCCAAGACCAAGGCCGGCCAGGAGAAGATGGGCATAGCCCTCTCTAAGCTTGCCGAGGAGGACCCCACCTTTAAGGCGTATACTGACGAGGAGACAGGCCAGACTATTATCGCCGGCATGGGCGAGCTGCACCTGGAGATCATCGTGGACCGGCTGCTCCGCGAGTTCAAGGTGGAGGCAAACGTGGGCAAGCCCCAGGTGGCCTATAAGGAGACCATCCGCAAGAACTCCGAGAGCGATACCAAGTACGCCAGGCAGTCCGGCGGTAAGGGTCAGTACGGCCACGTCAAGATCCGCATTGAGCCCAATCCCGCAGGGGGCTATGAGTTTGTCAACGCTGTGGTCGGCGGCTCTATTCCCAAGGAGTATATTCCCGCTGTTGACCAGGGTATACAGGGCGCTATGCTGGCCGGTGTTCTGGCCGGTTACAACGTGGTGGACGTGAAGGTCACCCTGTACGACGGCTCCTATCACGAGGTGGACTCCTCTGAGATGGCGTTTAAGATTGCCGGTTCCATGGCCTTTAAGGAGGCCATGCGCAAGGCGGACCCGGTGCTCATGGAGCCCATTATGAAGGTCACGGTCATCACCCCCGAGGAGTATATGGGCGACGTTATCGGCGACCTGAACTCCCGGCGCGGCATGATTTTAGGCATGGACGCTCTTCCGGGCGCACAGCAGGTGAACTCCGAAGTGCCCCTTTCCGAGATGTTCGGCTATGCCACCGATATGCGCTCCCGCACCCAGGGCCGGGGCCAGTACACTATGGAGCCCGCCCACTATGCCGAGGTGCCAAAGAATATCTCCGAGAAGATAATTAGCGACCGCGGCAAAAAGTCCGAATAA
- the tuf gene encoding elongation factor Tu, protein MAKAKFERNKPHVNIGTIGHVDHGKTTLTAAITKVLAMKGDADFMDYANIDKAPEERERGITINTAHVEYQTDARHYAHVDCPGHADYVKNMITGAAQMDGAILVVSAADGPMPQTREHILLARQVGVPSIVVFMNKVDQVDDEELLELVEMEVREMLSEYEFPGDDIPFIKGSALQALESSSTDPNDPVYASILELMNAVDSYIPTPERKSDLPFLMPVEDVMTITGRGTVATGRVERGQLKMSEEVELVGLTEETRKVVVTGIEMFRKTLDYAEAGDNVGVLLRGVQRNEIERGQVLSKPGSIHPHTKFKGQVYVLTKDEGGRHTPFFNNYRPQFYFRTTDVTGVISLPEGTEMCMPGDNVVMDVELITPIAIEEGLRFAIREGGRTVGSGVVTAINS, encoded by the coding sequence ATGGCTAAGGCAAAATTTGAACGCAACAAACCCCATGTAAACATCGGCACCATCGGCCACGTTGACCATGGCAAGACCACCCTGACCGCCGCCATCACCAAGGTGCTGGCTATGAAGGGCGACGCCGACTTTATGGATTACGCCAACATCGACAAGGCTCCCGAGGAGCGCGAGCGCGGCATCACCATCAACACCGCACACGTTGAGTATCAGACCGACGCACGCCACTATGCCCACGTGGACTGCCCCGGCCACGCCGACTACGTCAAGAACATGATCACCGGCGCTGCTCAGATGGACGGCGCTATCCTGGTGGTTTCCGCCGCCGACGGCCCCATGCCCCAGACCCGCGAGCACATCCTGCTGGCCCGTCAGGTGGGTGTGCCCAGCATCGTGGTGTTCATGAACAAGGTCGACCAGGTGGACGACGAGGAGCTGCTGGAGCTGGTGGAGATGGAAGTCCGCGAGATGCTCAGCGAGTACGAGTTCCCCGGCGACGATATCCCCTTCATCAAGGGTTCCGCCCTGCAGGCTCTGGAGAGCAGCAGCACCGACCCCAACGACCCGGTCTATGCTTCCATTCTGGAGCTGATGAACGCGGTCGACAGCTATATCCCCACCCCCGAGCGCAAGTCCGACCTGCCCTTCCTGATGCCCGTTGAGGACGTTATGACCATCACCGGCCGCGGCACCGTTGCCACCGGCCGTGTGGAGCGCGGACAGCTGAAGATGAGCGAGGAGGTCGAGCTTGTCGGTCTGACCGAGGAGACCCGCAAGGTGGTCGTCACCGGCATCGAGATGTTCCGCAAGACCCTGGATTACGCCGAGGCTGGCGACAACGTGGGCGTTCTGCTCCGCGGTGTGCAGCGCAATGAGATCGAGCGCGGCCAGGTTCTGTCCAAGCCCGGCTCCATCCATCCCCACACCAAGTTCAAGGGTCAGGTTTACGTGCTGACCAAGGACGAGGGCGGCCGTCATACCCCCTTCTTCAACAACTACCGTCCCCAGTTCTACTTCCGCACCACTGACGTTACCGGCGTTATCTCCCTGCCCGAGGGCACCGAGATGTGCATGCCCGGCGACAACGTTGTGATGGACGTTGAGCTCATCACCCCCATCGCCATCGAGGAGGGCCTGCGCTTCGCTATCCGCGAGGGTGGCCGTACCGTTGGCTCCGGCGTTGTTACCGCTATCAATTCCTAA
- a CDS encoding GNAT family N-acetyltransferase produces MLKVLSNTAEYIDFADEINSSSDFSLPVYSSAEELNQRLLDAPKQHNKLVLGYYEDGTIMGLFVLLVEEQDRYLEMLMPLSRSATAYGALLAFLKERYPGWQCDFVYNPGNYLLHSLLKENAAEFDTEQQKMVLTGGAAYTDDSRIVLYSPKYRDGYTAIHSTDVYWTAERVLEAPERFRVILALEAGEVVGYIDVTHNYDENEPFDVFVKESHRRRGYARAMLTKAIELNRPKAMMLTVNVDNAPAISLYESLGFERVEGQNNITAHLTL; encoded by the coding sequence ATGCTGAAGGTATTGTCAAATACAGCGGAATATATTGATTTTGCCGATGAGATAAACAGCTCATCTGACTTCAGTCTTCCCGTCTATTCCAGCGCAGAGGAGCTTAACCAAAGGCTGCTTGACGCGCCGAAGCAGCACAACAAGCTGGTGCTGGGGTACTATGAAGATGGGACCATCATGGGGTTGTTCGTGTTACTTGTGGAGGAACAGGACAGGTATCTCGAGATGCTTATGCCTCTGTCCCGAAGCGCCACGGCCTATGGAGCGCTGCTGGCTTTTCTTAAGGAACGGTATCCGGGCTGGCAGTGTGATTTTGTCTATAACCCCGGCAACTACCTGCTTCACAGCCTTTTGAAGGAAAATGCCGCGGAGTTCGATACCGAACAGCAGAAAATGGTGCTTACAGGTGGCGCCGCCTATACAGACGACAGCCGGATAGTGCTTTACAGCCCCAAATATAGGGACGGCTACACCGCCATACACTCCACCGACGTGTACTGGACGGCTGAGCGGGTCCTGGAGGCCCCCGAACGGTTCCGGGTCATACTAGCCCTTGAAGCCGGCGAGGTGGTGGGTTATATCGATGTCACCCACAACTACGACGAGAACGAGCCCTTCGACGTGTTCGTGAAGGAGAGCCACCGCCGCAGGGGTTACGCCAGGGCAATGCTCACGAAAGCTATCGAACTGAACCGGCCCAAGGCTATGATGCTTACGGTGAACGTAGACAACGCCCCGGCCATTTCGCTGTACGAATCCCTGGGCTTTGAGAGGGTGGAGGGACAGAATAATATCACGGCCCATCTGACTCTTTGA
- a CDS encoding Cof-type HAD-IIB family hydrolase: MAIKMIVTDLDRTLLRDDKTISPYTAGTLEKLHASGVPFVIATARPTRAVRKAMPWLRYDGAVFFNGAVVTAGGESLRAYKIDGALDIVRAILRDKPETQLSVEMEDYLYSNIPPESLGDWGSDYGYTRDFHETGGRQVEKILISSENIQPEGWEREYERYIPEDLYMQMSEGTLLMVMNRQATKLNGIRLLAERYGVGLGEIAAFGDDVNDIEMLTACGVGVAVGNALPEVKAAADEVCGSNEEEGVARWIWGNVLT; this comes from the coding sequence ATGGCAATAAAAATGATAGTGACAGACCTGGACCGCACACTGCTGAGAGACGACAAGACCATCTCTCCTTACACCGCTGGGACCCTGGAGAAGCTTCATGCTAGTGGAGTACCCTTTGTGATAGCCACGGCACGGCCCACCAGAGCGGTGCGTAAGGCCATGCCCTGGCTGAGATATGACGGGGCGGTGTTCTTCAACGGGGCAGTGGTGACAGCGGGCGGGGAGAGCCTGCGGGCGTATAAGATAGACGGCGCGCTGGATATAGTGCGGGCCATACTTAGGGACAAGCCTGAGACGCAGCTGTCAGTGGAGATGGAGGACTATCTCTACAGCAATATACCCCCGGAGAGCCTGGGGGACTGGGGGAGCGACTACGGCTACACCAGGGACTTTCACGAGACCGGCGGGCGGCAGGTGGAGAAGATACTCATTTCCTCAGAGAATATCCAGCCGGAGGGCTGGGAGAGGGAGTACGAAAGGTACATACCCGAGGACCTGTATATGCAGATGTCCGAGGGCACCCTGCTCATGGTGATGAACCGGCAGGCCACAAAGCTGAACGGCATAAGGCTGCTGGCGGAGCGGTATGGGGTGGGGCTTGGCGAGATAGCCGCCTTTGGGGACGACGTGAACGATATCGAGATGCTGACCGCCTGTGGAGTGGGCGTGGCGGTTGGGAACGCACTGCCGGAGGTGAAGGCAGCGGCGGACGAGGTCTGCGGGAGTAACGAGGAGGAGGGAGTGGCGCGCTGGATCTGGGGGAATGTGTTGACCTGA